One window of Botrimarina mediterranea genomic DNA carries:
- a CDS encoding MFS transporter gives MPIPRSRRCDVLLTYANGLVWSLGNGLVSTTLVTYLALDLGASGVAIAWLLAAPRFAGALRVAAPALVAAGARIGWGRKAFCLGCFAASGVVLALVPTVAWGYDDVDGPGKQGLRIAALVAAWCVYHLLEYVGGVALWSWIGDLYPRRLRSRLLGGRERWLTLGRVIGIGVSVSLAALWHVALPASSRWAPLAASASVGTALMVLALVPLAFVTALASRPSARPAAPWRTLREALRERPYRRLLIYSCWFGFANGVTSTAQAIYPRAIGIPYEQLQAYRVGMWSGQSAIAPWCGRMVARFGAKRVMLPAQLVVATGPLWFFLATPDRPWLIGVAFATWIAYAAINVGLDTLKLGLADPKNNAPYLAVYYATSDIINGLTTLAGGLLYDTLKRADSNAMRVFGGLFLAGFACRLLAAPLIAKLVEQPAQAEESPASS, from the coding sequence GTGCCCATCCCTCGCTCCCGCCGCTGCGACGTTCTGCTGACGTATGCGAACGGCTTGGTCTGGTCGCTGGGAAACGGGCTCGTCTCGACCACGCTGGTGACCTACCTGGCCCTCGACCTTGGCGCCAGCGGCGTCGCGATCGCTTGGCTGCTTGCCGCGCCACGGTTCGCCGGGGCGCTAAGGGTCGCGGCGCCGGCGCTGGTGGCCGCGGGGGCGCGAATCGGGTGGGGTCGCAAGGCGTTCTGCCTCGGCTGCTTCGCGGCCAGCGGCGTGGTGCTGGCCCTCGTGCCGACCGTGGCATGGGGGTACGACGACGTCGATGGGCCGGGCAAGCAAGGCCTACGCATTGCCGCGCTCGTCGCCGCTTGGTGCGTTTATCACTTGTTGGAGTACGTCGGCGGGGTCGCGCTCTGGAGTTGGATCGGCGATCTCTACCCACGGCGGTTGCGGAGTCGATTGTTGGGTGGACGCGAGCGCTGGCTGACGCTGGGTCGCGTCATCGGCATCGGCGTTAGCGTGTCGCTCGCCGCCTTGTGGCATGTGGCGCTCCCCGCTTCTTCACGGTGGGCGCCGCTGGCGGCGTCGGCGTCGGTCGGCACGGCGTTGATGGTGCTGGCCCTCGTGCCGCTCGCCTTTGTGACGGCGCTGGCGTCGCGGCCCAGCGCCCGGCCCGCCGCGCCGTGGCGGACCTTGCGCGAAGCGTTGCGCGAACGGCCCTACCGCCGATTATTGATCTACAGCTGTTGGTTCGGTTTCGCCAATGGCGTCACCTCCACCGCGCAGGCGATCTACCCCCGGGCGATCGGCATCCCGTACGAGCAGTTGCAGGCCTATCGCGTCGGCATGTGGTCGGGGCAGTCGGCGATCGCCCCGTGGTGCGGCCGGATGGTCGCCCGCTTCGGCGCGAAGCGCGTCATGCTGCCGGCGCAGTTGGTCGTCGCCACCGGCCCGCTCTGGTTCTTCCTGGCGACGCCCGACCGGCCCTGGTTGATCGGCGTGGCTTTCGCGACTTGGATCGCTTACGCCGCGATCAACGTGGGGCTCGACACGCTGAAGCTCGGCCTCGCCGACCCAAAGAACAACGCGCCGTACCTAGCGGTCTACTATGCGACCAGCGACATCATCAACGGCCTGACGACGCTCGCCGGCGGGCTGCTCTACGACACGCTGAAGCGGGCCGACTCCAACGCGATGCGCGTCTTCGGCGGGCTGTTCCTGGCGGGCTTCGCCTGCCGTCTGCTGGCGGCGCCGTTAATCGCCAAGCTCGTGGAGCAACCGGCACAGGCGGAAGAGTCGCCGGCGTCGTCCTGA
- a CDS encoding cupin-like domain-containing protein gives MADSLLVDWQPQDFETLERGVIVARHRLAETGLFTDDALAEILDSHPAEHLSINTMGKTKDKFDWREGDRNGVPGAELVQMVREGHLWINCRRMMSCQPAYAEVVNSLYDELEANAAHFSAEDRTANLLISSPDAWVPYHVDMPVNMLWHIRGRKRAWVYPHFDKRFASGYVLEKVCYGEWSEEVPYDSDWDKYALVFDAEPGQLITWPQLAPHRVENLEGLNVSLSTEHKNARARRRLNVHTGNYVFRKRFGKACSSIEVDGVAAHFKQFVARLDRYAGKLFGKEKEQWTYPITFALDPSEPDGFRLLDTAGDAAPAAHELMEV, from the coding sequence ATGGCCGATTCGCTGCTCGTAGACTGGCAACCGCAAGACTTCGAGACGCTCGAGCGCGGCGTCATCGTCGCCCGGCACCGGCTCGCTGAGACGGGGCTGTTCACCGACGACGCCCTGGCGGAGATCCTCGACTCGCACCCCGCCGAGCACCTGTCCATCAACACGATGGGCAAGACCAAGGACAAGTTCGACTGGCGCGAAGGAGACCGCAACGGCGTCCCCGGCGCCGAGCTGGTGCAGATGGTCCGTGAGGGGCACCTCTGGATCAACTGTCGGCGGATGATGTCGTGCCAGCCCGCCTACGCCGAGGTCGTCAACTCGCTGTACGACGAGCTCGAAGCGAACGCCGCGCACTTCAGCGCCGAAGACCGCACCGCCAACCTGCTGATCAGCTCGCCCGACGCGTGGGTGCCGTACCACGTCGATATGCCGGTCAACATGCTGTGGCACATCCGCGGCCGCAAGCGTGCGTGGGTCTACCCGCACTTCGACAAGCGGTTCGCCTCGGGCTACGTGCTGGAAAAGGTCTGCTACGGCGAGTGGTCGGAGGAAGTCCCTTACGATAGCGACTGGGACAAGTACGCCTTGGTTTTCGACGCCGAGCCGGGGCAGCTGATCACGTGGCCGCAACTGGCGCCGCACCGGGTCGAGAACCTCGAAGGGCTCAACGTCTCGCTATCGACCGAGCACAAAAACGCCCGCGCGCGTCGCCGCCTAAATGTCCACACGGGGAACTACGTCTTCCGCAAGCGCTTCGGCAAAGCTTGCAGCAGCATCGAAGTCGATGGCGTCGCGGCGCACTTCAAGCAGTTCGTCGCGCGGCTCGATCGCTACGCCGGCAAGCTGTTCGGCAAAGAGAAGGAGCAGTGGACGTACCCGATCACGTTCGCGCTCGACCCCAGCGAGCCCGACGGCTTCCGCTTGCTTGACACGGCCGGCGACGCGGCGCCGGCGGCGCATGAGTTGATGGAGGTTTGA
- a CDS encoding histone deacetylase family protein, which yields MTLLYTDPRFRDHETGGHPECPARIEQVVGRLERGGLLARCERPDWRPVSDQRLLLCHDADYLAAVRALAARGGGRAEVDTVVSPASVDVAALGVGAACDAVERVVRGEAKRAFCAVRPPGHHAIREGAMGFCLFGNAAIAARVAMDELGLDRVLVVDWDVHHGNGTQAEFYSDPRVGFLSMHRWPFYPGTGAADETGTGDGLGTTVNLPVTMGTSRDRCTSLFARELGDLADKLRPQLVILSAGFDAHRTDPVGSLGWEVEDFVSLTQSVIDVAAAHCDGRLVSLLEGGYNPPVLADCVAAHVGELLDRDQAETSDAQLLQ from the coding sequence ATGACGCTCCTGTACACCGATCCCCGCTTCCGCGACCACGAGACGGGCGGCCACCCCGAGTGCCCGGCTCGGATCGAGCAGGTCGTCGGGCGGCTGGAACGGGGCGGGCTACTGGCCCGCTGCGAGCGGCCCGACTGGCGGCCCGTAAGCGACCAGCGGCTGCTGCTCTGCCACGACGCCGACTACCTCGCCGCGGTCCGGGCCCTGGCGGCCCGCGGGGGCGGGCGGGCGGAGGTCGATACGGTCGTCAGCCCCGCATCGGTCGATGTGGCGGCCCTTGGCGTTGGGGCGGCTTGCGACGCCGTCGAACGCGTCGTTCGCGGCGAAGCCAAGCGGGCGTTCTGCGCTGTCCGGCCGCCGGGTCACCACGCCATCCGCGAAGGGGCGATGGGCTTCTGCCTGTTCGGCAACGCCGCGATCGCCGCCCGCGTCGCCATGGATGAACTGGGGCTCGACCGTGTGCTGGTCGTCGACTGGGACGTCCATCACGGCAACGGCACGCAGGCCGAGTTCTACAGCGACCCGCGCGTCGGCTTCCTCTCGATGCACCGCTGGCCGTTCTACCCCGGCACCGGCGCCGCGGACGAGACCGGCACGGGTGACGGCCTCGGCACAACGGTCAATCTGCCAGTCACGATGGGCACGTCGCGCGACCGCTGCACGAGCCTGTTCGCCCGAGAGCTAGGCGACCTCGCCGACAAGCTGCGGCCGCAACTGGTGATCCTCAGCGCCGGCTTCGACGCGCACCGCACGGACCCGGTGGGTTCGCTCGGCTGGGAAGTCGAGGACTTCGTCAGCCTGACGCAGTCGGTGATCGACGTCGCCGCCGCGCACTGCGACGGACGATTAGTGAGCCTCTTAGAAGGGGGCTACAACCCGCCGGTGCTCGCCGATTGCGTCGCGGCGCATGTCGGCGAGCTTCTGGATCGGGATCAAGCAGAAACGAGTGACGCTCAGTTACTTCAATGA
- a CDS encoding glycosyltransferase: MSLSPAPILTPPAIGVLPPGPSRAPAPPPERPAATVKVLHVVNGEHYSGAERVQDLLGLTLPQFGYAVGFASLKPGKFGDHRNSIDSPLYEVPMRGRWDLGVARRLANVIRQEEYSLVHAHTPRSLLVSYLASRLAGVPLVYHVHSPASRDSTRRLANWANHWVERGCANRADRLLTVSPTLTEHMRRMGVSPDKLHCVLNGVPRLPEEVARRRRQPIAPFNVAMIALFRPRKGVEVLLDALAALRARELDVRLEAIGPFETPEYEQQVRARVKKLGLEEHVHWSGFTDDVNAALAGVDALALPSLFGEGLPMVVLEAMAAGLPVVATRCEGTTEAILHRETGFIVEPGSVNQLADALEELFNGDTDYPRMALAARERHADHFSTEAMARSVAGVYDGLLRSRG; the protein is encoded by the coding sequence ATGTCGCTCTCCCCTGCGCCGATCCTCACGCCGCCGGCTATTGGCGTCCTCCCGCCGGGGCCGTCCCGTGCGCCCGCGCCGCCCCCGGAGCGGCCCGCCGCCACGGTCAAAGTGTTGCATGTCGTCAACGGCGAGCATTACTCCGGCGCCGAACGCGTCCAGGACCTCTTGGGGCTGACGCTGCCGCAGTTCGGCTATGCGGTCGGATTCGCGAGCCTCAAGCCGGGCAAGTTCGGCGACCACCGTAATTCAATCGACTCACCACTGTACGAAGTCCCGATGCGGGGCCGCTGGGACCTCGGGGTCGCCCGCCGGCTAGCAAACGTGATCCGCCAGGAGGAATACTCGCTGGTCCACGCCCACACGCCCCGGTCGCTGCTGGTCTCGTACCTAGCGTCACGGCTGGCGGGCGTCCCGTTGGTCTACCACGTCCACAGCCCAGCGAGCCGCGATTCGACCCGCCGACTGGCGAACTGGGCCAACCACTGGGTCGAGCGCGGCTGCGCGAACCGGGCCGACCGGCTGCTGACCGTCTCGCCGACACTGACCGAGCACATGCGGCGGATGGGCGTCTCGCCCGACAAGCTGCACTGCGTCCTCAATGGGGTGCCCCGGCTCCCCGAGGAGGTCGCCCGCCGCCGCCGCCAGCCGATCGCGCCGTTCAACGTGGCGATGATCGCGCTGTTCCGTCCGCGGAAGGGGGTCGAGGTCCTGCTCGACGCCCTTGCCGCGCTGCGGGCGCGCGAGCTCGATGTCCGTCTCGAGGCGATCGGTCCGTTCGAGACCCCCGAGTACGAACAGCAGGTCCGGGCCCGCGTCAAAAAGCTCGGCCTCGAGGAGCACGTCCATTGGAGCGGCTTCACCGACGACGTGAACGCGGCGCTGGCCGGAGTCGACGCGTTGGCGTTGCCAAGCCTGTTCGGCGAGGGCCTGCCGATGGTCGTATTGGAGGCGATGGCGGCCGGCTTGCCGGTGGTCGCGACGCGCTGTGAAGGGACCACCGAGGCGATCCTCCACCGTGAGACCGGCTTCATCGTCGAGCCCGGCAGCGTCAACCAACTCGCCGACGCGCTCGAAGAACTCTTCAACGGCGATACCGACTACCCCCGCATGGCGCTGGCCGCCCGCGAACGCCACGCCGACCACTTCAGCACCGAAGCAATGGCGCGGAGCGTCGCGGGGGTGTATGACGGGCTGCTGCGCAGCAGGGGTTAG
- a CDS encoding TIGR03009 domain-containing protein, protein MLVRSITALLSLALVAGAALAQAPAGFTLTAIEQAYLDDVLTKWEQESGKINTFNCDFTQFVYDPVFGPGKDEAGQPIAKSEGYGAVSYQKPDKGSFHVKELLTWDAAQSKRVANSNLIGEHWVCDGEKVYEYRAKEKQLVETPIPPQMQGQNIADGPLPFLFGAKADMLKERYWLRVDPRAPEGSIWLAAMPKRQQDAANYRLVELMLDSQRMLPSAMRVTAPDSSQTTYTFKLSDASINSRVTAIWNSLFQAPRTPIGWTRVVEQPQMAAAPGQGQGPAPAERR, encoded by the coding sequence ATGCTCGTCCGCTCGATCACCGCTCTGTTGTCGCTCGCCCTCGTCGCCGGAGCCGCGCTCGCGCAGGCGCCGGCCGGCTTCACGCTCACGGCGATCGAGCAGGCCTACCTCGACGACGTGCTCACCAAGTGGGAGCAAGAGTCGGGCAAGATCAACACCTTCAACTGCGACTTCACGCAGTTCGTCTACGACCCGGTCTTCGGCCCGGGCAAGGACGAGGCCGGCCAGCCGATCGCCAAGAGCGAGGGCTACGGCGCCGTCAGTTACCAGAAGCCCGACAAGGGGAGCTTCCACGTCAAGGAGCTGCTCACTTGGGACGCCGCGCAGAGCAAGCGGGTCGCTAACTCGAACCTGATTGGCGAGCACTGGGTCTGCGACGGCGAGAAAGTCTACGAGTACCGCGCCAAAGAGAAGCAACTCGTCGAGACGCCCATCCCGCCCCAGATGCAGGGCCAGAACATCGCCGACGGCCCTCTGCCGTTCTTGTTCGGCGCGAAGGCCGACATGCTCAAAGAGCGCTACTGGCTGCGGGTCGACCCGCGCGCGCCGGAGGGGTCGATCTGGCTCGCCGCGATGCCCAAGCGTCAACAAGACGCCGCCAACTATCGCCTCGTCGAGTTGATGCTCGACTCCCAGCGGATGCTCCCCAGCGCGATGCGCGTCACCGCGCCGGACAGCAGCCAGACGACCTACACGTTCAAGCTGTCCGACGCCTCGATCAACAGCCGCGTCACCGCGATCTGGAACAGCCTGTTCCAAGCCCCACGGACGCCGATCGGCTGGACCCGCGTCGTCGAGCAACCACAAATGGCCGCCGCCCCGGGCCAGGGTCAAGGACCAGCGCCTGCCGAACGCCGCTGA